CCTAGTTTTCCGTGAACATTGACTGTTCATAATTTCTTATGCTTATGGTAAAATGATTACAATTCTTTGGTTCTCTGTGCCATAAAATTTGAAAGTTGCAACTCTCGAATTCACAACTGATAATATAAATAGTTTGACTTTTAGGGTCTAGTTGATTTAAATCCAAAGGGTACAAATGCAGATCcataagtgtttcaaaaaaaaaaagtaaatcaagtgttatgataaatatttataaaaatactataGAGCATACACATTCTTGTTATTTTCAAATCCACATTGTCTAGTTGAATCTATTGCGAGCACAGGGaatagttgatttttttttggtgaaaggaatagttgattttttttggtgagagtatttttagttatattaattAAAGCGGTATGAATCTTTGacccatattaaaaaaaaaaacttgatatgAATCATGTGATGTACTTTGAACAGACAAGCAAAGTTTTTGATTGTTGTCTTTCCAAAAATATCTTAAGCTAATAGatgaaatattgaaaatattcaatcaAGAAAAAATCAAGAACTGTCACGGGCCAGCATAATTATCGGTACGGAATCTGGTCCTGTATACTAATGAAATTAGTCTGAAAGAGAGCATATGATTAGCTCTGTAAATACGGATATTAATAAGCTTGATTActgattattaataataattcttaaaccaaaaatcaaaaacttgTTAGGCCGCGCCTATGGAGCGCACCATTTGGTCTGAATAAAAGTAGAAgccaaccaataaaaaaaaggattaataaaataaaagtttgaaaTAAGAAGAGAGGGTAGCCACATGCCTCGAACCAAAGTTACCGTTAAGTCTTCGTGCCAGACTTGGAAGTAAATCGTTTTATTCTCATAATCCAACGGTCATATCTGATCCTAGCCGTccatttaaaaaatcaaaataaaaattacacctttttatatttggatttatatTCGTCAATTCATAGTCACTTGCCTATATCAACCCCTTGGTCAGATTCGACTGTATCAGACTATAAAGATTCTCTTTCGCTTAATGCTCTTCTTCTAGTCTCTCTGGTGGGTTTTCTCTTGGAAGAATCAAAAACACGACCAAAAATGGTTACATCCCGTGAGAACAACATCGTTGTTGAACCCACTACAACGTCGATTCTCCAAGGTAATAGAACTTTTCTAGAGTCATATGAGGTCTTGCCAATTCTGACATATGTTGTGTTGTGTTTTAGATGAAACGACAAGTAGAAAGTTCGGACAAGAggtgaagagagagaagagaagagtttTGGGTGTGATTAATCAGAATGTGGTTGGTGCAAGAGGTGTTGTCAACAAGAGAGGCAACTTATCTAAGTAAAATTCAACATAAACCTCTCTAAATCTAGTGTCGTTTGACTCTGTATATATAAAGAGTGAATCTTGCAATCTAAAtctgtgttttgttttggtttgattCATCTTGCAGATCTAGAGTTGAAGAGCCCTTGTATCATCAGGAGGAGGCGAAGAAGCTGAAGCCATCATCAGTTCCAAGTGCAAACGATTTCGGTGACTGTATATTCAttgatgacgaagaagaagaagctgcatTGGACCATCCAATGCCAATGTCTCTGGGGAAGCCATACACTGAAGCTGATCCAATGGTAAACATAATTAATCCAGCTTGATAAAGATCTTAGCTATAAAATCATTTCGAATAATTAAAGTTTGAATGTGACAGGAGGAAGTTGAGATGGAGGATGTAACAGTGGAAGAGCCAATCTTGGATATAGATTTATCTGATGCCAAGAACTCGCTTGCAGCTGTTGAGTATGTCCAAGATCTATACTCATTCTACCGCACAATGGAGGTGAAAACATTTGTTTACTTTGAATCAGCAAGAGGCTTGAGTTTTGCCTGAAAAACAATTATCGGTTTGAATCTGCAGAGGTGTAGCTGTGTTCCAGCAGATTATATGATGCAACAAATGGACTTAAACGAGAAGATGAGAGCAATACTAATCGACTGGTTAATCGAGGTATTATTGCATTTCTCTAGAATGATGTTACTGTATAAATGAGAGAGACTAAAGAAGCTAAAATGAATCTCCACCAGGTGCATGACAAGTTTGATCTGATGAAGGAGACATTGTTTCTGACGGTGAATCTGATAGATAGATTCTTGTCCAAGAAAGCTGTTATGAGAAAGAAGCTTCAGCTTGTAGGGTTAGTGGCTTTGCTCTTGGCCTGCAAGTACGAAGAGGTTTCGGTTCCTGTTGTTGAAGATTTGGTACTTATTTCAGACAAGGCTTATGCGAGGAACGATGTTCTAGACATGGTAAAGTGCTGTTTCTCTTTGTTTCTACATATAAAAGAATTTAATATCCTCTGATTAAATGGTTACCATTGTCTTTGCAGGAGAAAACAATGTTGAGCACTTTGCAATTTAATGTCTCGTTGCCTACGCAATACCCGTTCTTGAAAAGATTCCTTAAGGCAGCGCAAGCAGACAAGAAGGTAAGTTGAAAACAATGGATcatgtttcatttttttatgaGTTTAGAAAGAGGAACTAAATGGTGAAACTGAAACAAAACAGTGTGAGATGTTGGCATCGTTTTTGATCGAGCTTGCTCTTGTGGAGTACGAGATGCTTCGGTTTCAACCGTCATTACTAGCTGCAACAGCTGTGTACACTGCTCAATGTACAGTTGATGGTTACAGGCAATGGAGCAGTACATGTGAATTCCACTCTCATTACTCTGAAGATCAACTCAtgtaagtctctctctctctctctctctctctaccaaAATATCATTCAAAGGCTGATGATCCTTTTCATTTGCAAACACAAAAGAGTCTTTTTTAACGAATTTGTCATCATGGGTTTTGCAGGGAGTGTTGTAGGAAGATGGTGAGTCTTCATCAGAGGGCAGCTACGGGGAAATTGACAGGAGTATATAGGAAGTACAACACATCAAAATTTGGGTACATAGCAAAGTGTGAAGCTGCACACTTTCTGCTGTCTGCCTGATGGCAACAATAACTAGTTTGTACAGTTCCTGCTGTCATAGTTCCTCCATTTCCTTTGAGGTAAAAGTAaccacaaaaataaatgaagcaGCCAAGTTCAAATTGTCTGAAGATTGATTGATGACCCTGTTCCCTTTCTGTTAGTCACTATAGTTGTAACTGTTCTGAGCAGTGAATGATGATGATACATATCACTCTTCTGCTTGAGTTACTCTTTCTATCgagcaaagaaaacaaaatttttttagcAGATATGATTTGTTCGGCCAATGACCTTCAAAGACATTTCATCAATTCAATTTTTGTGAAACTCAAGCTGTGGATGTCTCGCCCCTCTGTGTTGGGCTGTGAAAAGTAAACCCGAACATAACTACTCTTTAAGTCTTGATATTCACTAAATAAAACTGATAGGGATCTAGAGCTTCTCCAAGGGAAGTATATGACTATATGAGtatcttatatttaaaataaataaataaataaataaattagaaaataggaAAAGAAGTGTGATAAGGTTCTGCAAGGAGAGACTCATGAAAAACTCATTAGAACCTCTAATACTACTATATGTTCATTTATTATCTATGTACTGATTATTTAGTTCTTCTTAaaagtataattttatttatataaacaagttatattaaaataataatattaacttgTAGAGATATTTGTTTTGAGATACCAACCAATAATGTTGTTCTTATAACGAGTGGTCCGAGTGGATGTTTGCTTTATGTCTGTTGGACTTTCATATGTAATATACTATGGCTTAGAACTTTTATAAACCACACCGCACcgtatttaatagtaaaaaaagtatttaaatatacctatgtatatatatatttttgttattcttGGAACCAAACCACAATTTCTGCATATTGCCATTCAgatcatatattattaaattttattggatATTTCAAAATTCTAATTGGATGACCTCTTTTCGTGTTCAGTTTGTATCGCAATTTACTAGATAACCGTCTAATATTCAAAATTAGCAGTGATCACAAATCGAATATCTGAGTTTTTTGAGATATTTATAATCCAATATGTTTGATCTGAATGATCAATTATATGACATGATCTGTTCTGCAACTACTCGAATATCTGGTGTCCgaataactaaatttttttatattttcgaccGGCTTTCCAATTCAATCCGTATAAATAAAGATCCcaaactaatataaaataagactatttcattaattaaaaatatatttacttttaacgctctaataactaaattaattaatttaataaagaaaACTATTATAAGacttacataaaatataaaaatatatatattattcataaaatattagtatttgtgatttgattttttttacggatattacatattaatatttgttttattttgtagaaTTACAGAGATCCAATGTTTTGGTTTTAATAGAAAcggataaaaaattaaatcaagaTTTACGAATATGCCTTATTCGAAGTGGCcaaccatttttttaaaataactaaaaatatttgttgTCCTTTGCTCTCTCTTATTGATTGATTTGACATGTATAGAGCCTTTCTAGTTGGGCGACCGCATCCGATTCCAAATttattcttttcattttctGAAAGTTGCGGCTTTTGTGTTTTGGTGTGTTTTGGAAATCTTTTCACCAACCTATGTTTTGTAGTATATAGGATATCGAACTGATTTAaccaattttctttttaactgtATGCAGAAACGGCCCAACCCATTCTAAGAGCAGCATTAGTGGTAGTACGAGGAAGGGTTTCTCTGCATTAATTCAATAAAACAACTAGGCAAAAGAGGAGAGAGGGAGGGAAACGATTCTTCTCTCAGAGATGTTTTCAAGAGTGTGAGAGCTTTTTCTACAAGGTGTCAGCACGTAATTAATTTAGGGcctttctatttaaaatttagttaaaatgcttaattatattattattttatgtttaagagAGGAGTTGAGAAACCACATTGCTGCTGATGCTCTAAGGCTCTaatcaaattgaaaaaaaatgtgtCATTTTCTCactaacaaaattataaatattttcaaaaaaaaaaaaattcggtcCAAAAATCCCCATAAATTGTTTTGGGTCCCAAACCACTGCTTACTTTGCTTGTGCTCTGGGTAGGACCTGACTGTATGTGCGGGTCTGCTCATCAGTTGAAGTGTCAAAATAAACTATGTTTATCAAAGCCGTTTCTGATTGTTCAGATGACCTCTtttcaaatgaagaaaaagaggaTTATTTCATTCCACCCAAAAATTATGAaacctattaaaaatattcaaattaagtTAAAAATCTTGTATAAAAACTTTCATATCAACCACATCGTAGTGTGTCAGAAAACAAAGATATCGTATAAAGGTTTTCTCTATTTCTTATTAGGTCCTAGACCAAGTATTTATACAAGGAGTTCTCTCCTAAAATAGATTATACACAAGATATACGATGAGATCAAAACGGAAAGAGAATATTGTCTCATAGATATGTACATATCGTAATACCCTTCCTCAAGTTGGAGAGTGTAAGTTTCGAACTCCCAACTTGATAAGAAAAGCTCCAAACTCCTTCTTCCCAAGTGCTTTCGTAAGTATATCGGCCAATTGCATCTTCGTCGGCACATGCTTTGTTGTAATAAATCCTCTCACAATCTCATCTCGTATGAAATGATAACTTACTCCAACATGTTTAGTCTTTTTATGGAAGACCGGGTTCGCTGCCATGTAGATGGCCGAGATGTTATCGCAATGCACTGGAATAGGTGCATCAAAATGAACTCCGAACATCCGAAGAAGATTCCTTAACCAAATCAGTTCTTGAACCGTATCAGACATGGCTTTATATTCTGCTTCCGTCGACGATCTCGACACTGTATCTTGCTTAAATGTTCTCCATGAAACTGGTGAATCACCAAGTTGAATAAACCATGCTGTCAATGAACGTCGAACAAGAGGACATGTtccccaatcagcatcacaccATGCAGTAAGAGTAAGAGGCTGACCTGATTTAAGCAATATACCCTGACCAGGATTCCACTTAAGATACCGCACAACTAGTGGTTTAGTGATTTCCACTGAAGTATGAGTTGCCGTATTGGTTTAAGCCAGAGATTAGTTCCTCTTTATTGCGAAATTATAAGCTTCACATGTGGGCACACGAATATGAGCCTATTGCTTACGGACCATTTGAATATCCGGAAGAGAGTCCATCATGGGTTGCATCTCTCATCCAAAAATTAGGTCGATCCGGGTTTAACcctttatttatcaaaaaaaaaacttccatATCCCCAAACTGGTTCAGATTGGATTCCGATTTCTTTTTCAGTCTTGTTGGGTGAATTATAAATGCCCCACTCCTGGGACAAATTTTCCAGAAATAAGCTACCTACCAAAAACGGCATCGCATTCAACTGCGTTAACCTTCACCTGTACGATAGATCCCTCTCccacaaactctctctctttcccaCTTCACTATTTCTCAGATACCTTTTGGCCGTCACTCTACCTTTCTCATTCGACGACAATGTCGGCGTCAACAAACTCCCTCCTCCTCGGAAACCAAACCCATCTCCCTTCCCTCAAACCCAAACCCATCTCCCAATCCTTCCTCCACCTCACCAAACCTTCCACCCTCACCCTCACCCTCCCCTCCACAAGAACCAAACCCCTCTCCATCAGATGCGCCGCTTCCACCACCGAGCGAGTCATCAACTTCGCCGCGGGCCCCGCCGCTCTACCCGAGAACGTCCTCCTCAAAGCCCAATCCGAGCTCTACAACTGGCGCGGATCCGGCATGAGCGTCATGGAGATGAGCCACCGCGGCAAAGAGTTCCTCTCCATCATCCAAAAAGCCGAATCCGATCTCCGCCACCTCCTCGAGATCCCTCCCGACTACTCCGTCCTCTTCCTCCAGGGCGGCGCCACCACCCAGTTCGCCGCCCTCCCTCTCAACCTCTGCAACCCCGAGGATCCCGTCGATTACGTCGTCACCGGATCTTGGGGAGACAAGGCCTTCAAGGAGGCGCAGAAGTACTGCAACCCTAAGGTTGTCTGGTCCGGTAAGGCCGAGAAGTACACTAAAGTCCCGTCCTTTGACGGGTTTGAGCAGACCCCGCACGCCAAGTATTTGCATATATGCGCCAACGAGACTATCCATGGAGTTGAGTTTAAAGACTACCCTGTTCCCAAGAACCCCAACGGTGTTTTAATCGCTGACATGTCTTCGAATTTCTGTTCGAAGCCCGTTGATGTGTCCAAGTTCGGTGTGATCTACGCCGGCGCGCAGAAGAACGTTGGTCCTTCGGGCGTCACCATTGTCATTATCAGAAAAGATTTGATCGGGAACGCTAGGGACGTCACTCCCGTGATGCTTGATTACAAGATCCACGACGAGAACAGTTCCTTGTACAACACGCCTCCGTGTTTCGGGATTTACATGTGTGGTCTCGTGTTCGATGATCTGTTGGCGCAGGGCGGGTTGAAGGAAGTGGAGAAGAAGAACCAGAGGAAGGCTAAGATTCTGTATGATGCCATTGATGAGAGCAGAGGGTTTTTCAGGTGTCCGGTTGAGAAGTCTGTGAGGTCTTTGATGAATGTTCCTTTCACGTTGGAGAAGTCGGAGCTGGAAGCGGAGTTTATCAAGGAAGCTGCGAAGGATAAGATGGTGCAGCTCAAGGGGCATAGATCAGTGGGAGGTATGAGGGCGTCTATTTACAATGCGATGCCTTTGGCTGGAGTTGAGAAGCTCGTTGCTTTCATGAAAGAGTTCCAGGCAAGGCATGCTTGATTTCAATCATTTTCGTTGTTGAGTGAGTATAAGCTTTGAATGCTTAtggtttgattttttgttttcatcttcATTTACTTTGAATTCTAATTGTGTGCGGAACTGTTTCAGTAATAATCTTTTAGCTTCTGCTAGATGTCTTGTTGAACTGAGAACTTCTAGAGAGATCAAAATCTTTGAATAAACAACTTATTGGGAAAATGTAGAGACGAGCTTTTGATGATAAGCAAATGCATACAAGTATCTCATGTTGTTGAGTTAGTTTGTCCTTTCTCCGTATCTGCTGGTGAAACTGATGGTCTTGTTTTCAAGAATAGCAAAATTTACAAATTCAGGTTCATAATTCAACTAAACTGCTAGTACATAATCTTCATGTCAGGGAGTTCATTGTCTTTGTGTATGCTACTGTTAGTTATTAACGCTTTGTAACCATCAGCTAAATCTACATGTCGAAAGAACTCTTTAGTAATTCAAGAATAGTCACTATTAAACCCAAGCGAGACAGGAGCACAGAGTAAGAATCTGCAAACTCATTGTGTTTCATTACCAGAGATGGGTCTTGCACATTAATGACCCTCATCAGTTTCGCAGGATTTCCAGCCACTACACTTCAAACCCAAAAAGACATGTCCATGGTTACAACTCCTGATTTGAAAGATTCAAAAGCTGAGTTTCCTTGTCGGTCTTAGTACTATGATGCATACAAGTAAAACAGTCAAGAAAGATAGAAAAAACTgtaagtaaacaaaaaaaaaatctagtataAATTCTATACCTACTATATGGTGAATCAAAGAGTTCCCGAAAACAGACAGTAAAACTTGATATACTCAGATCTATGAGATACTCTACAAATTTAGAGGTGCAAATGCAATATTTATGGTTGAATCCACATAGattcataatcattaaataTATTTCGTTTTTCGAATTAAGCTAAATAATAATAGATGTAAtgcaaataaacaaaaaaaactaaagtgcTTGTAAGTTCAATAGGAAAAACACTAGATTTAGGGATATTCACAGTTAATTCAGAATCGCAGACTAGACAAATTACTAGGGGTTTAATTAAGAACCGTTCTTGAACTCAAATCACTACATTTAAATCTATTATTTTTGATGCAAGTATAGATCCTAAAATTCCAAATATCATTAGAAATTCAACAGTTCAGATAAGCATTAAGAATGAGTTTGATAAGTTCATAAAATTCATAAACCAAATTTCTTTGTAGATGATATTTTGTTCATCTAAGATTAATTCAGGATATCAATAACACTTTCATGTCTATCAATTAACCTAAAATCTAAATTTCAAGACTTCAAGTGATCAATCTAAAACTAACATTAATTTTAATCCatatgaaaaattataagaTTAACCTAACAATTTTATCTAGtctaacaatttatcattaACCCTTGAAAAACCATAAATCTAACAAATgaattaattaaacataatagTAGAAACACAAATTGAATAAATTGCATTAAGAAATCAAAAGGAGAAGTTAAGAAGTTCAAAACCTTCTTTCCACAAGGTGTTCTGATTTTCTCTCCAAAGCTCTCACAAAGTATCAATGTTGTtacaaaactttttaaaaactttaatataGTCTAAAACACGAAAATGACTTAGATTGTAGATAATAGAAACTTCAATTCTTAAAACTTCTTTAAAAACTCATTGAAAAGTGTTGTCTACGATGGGTTTCGACTTTCGACACCACCATGTCCAAATATCGAATCCAACTTTGATGTTTTCAGCTGCAATGCTCCTCAAGCTACAAAGTGCTTCAAAAGCTCCAATTTTGTCCAAAACGTATCCGAAGACTTTAAAACCGGATTATTAAAAACTATGATATATTAAAAACGGTGAAGCTCAGTGCCGGTTCAATAAGGAGGGCGGGCGGTGCGACTTCCCCGGCTCCAGTTCAAATCCTATAATACTAGGGGCCCAAATTATTTTCATTAGCATATCTGATTTAGATTTGAACAGTATTAAATCGTTGTATCACAAATTTTTCTagttaaattatcaaaaaaaaaatatgcatgTTTGATGCTCGAGTCAAAATTTCAGGGAATTTTACCAACcttaaaatttttactatagGGACTAGGgtcttaaaatttttttttgcccaaGGGCCCTTGTACATATTAAGCGGGCCCTGGTGAAGCCGGTGGATCTGGTGAGCTTCTACTACTGATGTGCTCTCCCTTTCTTTTCGTGTTTTGGATCTGGTTGCCTTTCTCCGTGCGTTTTAGCCGTGGTTCATGTCTTGCTCCTTGCTTCTTCTCGTGTAGATCGGCTGGTTGATGGAATTTCTAGAATCTGGCACTTCGTTGCCCGGTCTAGTAGCTGATAAGGTTAGGTCTAATGTTCAGTCTTACCGATGCCTCAAGTAAAGCAGATGTGTAAAATGTGTTGATCAGCTTTTTCTCATTTGGTTCAGAGATGATGAGTTTCTGGTGTGtatatataaggaaaataaaagaTCAGAGAACTGTAAACTACCGCATGAAAAATGAAGAAACAGATCAGCCATGGATATGGTTTTCCTATAATTAGATTTCTTACACGGAAAGGCAAACGATTCTGTACCTCAGAAAGA
This genomic stretch from Brassica napus cultivar Da-Ae chromosome C9, Da-Ae, whole genome shotgun sequence harbors:
- the LOC106401135 gene encoding phosphoserine aminotransferase 2, chloroplastic translates to MSASTNSLLLGNQTHLPSLKPKPISQSFLHLTKPSTLTLTLPSTRTKPLSIRCAASTTERVINFAAGPAALPENVLLKAQSELYNWRGSGMSVMEMSHRGKEFLSIIQKAESDLRHLLEIPPDYSVLFLQGGATTQFAALPLNLCNPEDPVDYVVTGSWGDKAFKEAQKYCNPKVVWSGKAEKYTKVPSFDGFEQTPHAKYLHICANETIHGVEFKDYPVPKNPNGVLIADMSSNFCSKPVDVSKFGVIYAGAQKNVGPSGVTIVIIRKDLIGNARDVTPVMLDYKIHDENSSLYNTPPCFGIYMCGLVFDDLLAQGGLKEVEKKNQRKAKILYDAIDESRGFFRCPVEKSVRSLMNVPFTLEKSELEAEFIKEAAKDKMVQLKGHRSVGGMRASIYNAMPLAGVEKLVAFMKEFQARHA
- the LOC106401136 gene encoding cyclin-B2-1, which codes for MVTSRENNIVVEPTTTSILQDETTSRKFGQEVKREKRRVLGVINQNVVGARGVVNKRGNLSKSRVEEPLYHQEEAKKLKPSSVPSANDFGDCIFIDDEEEEAALDHPMPMSLGKPYTEADPMEEVEMEDVTVEEPILDIDLSDAKNSLAAVEYVQDLYSFYRTMERCSCVPADYMMQQMDLNEKMRAILIDWLIEVHDKFDLMKETLFLTVNLIDRFLSKKAVMRKKLQLVGLVALLLACKYEEVSVPVVEDLVLISDKAYARNDVLDMEKTMLSTLQFNVSLPTQYPFLKRFLKAAQADKKCEMLASFLIELALVEYEMLRFQPSLLAATAVYTAQCTVDGYRQWSSTCEFHSHYSEDQLMECCRKMVSLHQRAATGKLTGVYRKYNTSKFGYIAKCEAAHFLLSA